The Bubalus kerabau isolate K-KA32 ecotype Philippines breed swamp buffalo chromosome 10, PCC_UOA_SB_1v2, whole genome shotgun sequence sequence GGGAGAAGAAAGCACAAATTATATAAGGGAAAGCAGCTCAGCTTCCTGTTCTATGCCGTTGGCTCTACCACTTTCCTTCAAGGCCAATCTGACCTGTTTCCATCACTCCACACAAGAGCCATCATCTTCCTCGTGGTTCCTGCTGTCTTTGACCTTGTCACTTTCCCCcctttcttcccctccttctGTTCATCATTCTGGCCTCACGGTCTGCCACTCACCTGTATCACCAAGTTCTGGATCTCTGATTTAATCCCCTCCAAGGCTTCAGCAGTCATGTGCATGAACCCCGCTCCCAGGAAAACACCAGCAGATGTGCAGCCCAGGAAACTGAGGACCCGGCGGTGACAACCTAATTAAAAGCAGGAGTTACAATCCAGTTGGCAAAGAGGAGATAAGAAGAAGGTGACTAAGGAGCCACGGGCAGCACTCAATGTCCGAAGACTGGGGATGATGAGAGAATCAGAGCAAGATATCAGGACAGGGTGACAAGGCTGAAGTCAGACTTAGGTTGTGGGGACAAAGATGTGATAGGGCTGTACCTGTGGCTGTAGTAGTCTGGAACCACTTGAAGCAGATGGGAATAAGGCCACAGACCAGAGTGAGCACCAGCAGGGCAAACAGGCAGCCAATTTTTGCTCCTAGCAGTGGTTCCATCCTTGTGGTACAGGGTTAGTAGAGGCCTCAGAAAGACAGGTGGAGTTATAGTCTTTGGAGCAGGAGGGGTGTCTCAGGTGGTCAGAGCTGGACTGTTCACCCTCCTGAGTTTCAGGAGGCTATCAGGAATCCTCTTTCTGGTCTATGTTGCCTCTTCTTGTGTAGCCTTACATAGGAAGCTTGCCCAGCCCCAGTTTCTCGCTCTTCCCCTACATGCAGGCCCCTCCCCTGGCTGACGCCTTCCTGAATTTAGAAACCAGAAACTCCAGACTCTCTGCCAGGCATGGCCTGGTGCAGTGTCTTCTCCTCCTCTTCAATGCTGTGACTAATCCAGGGGCTGTCGAGTCTTAGTTCTGGCTTGGGGCTGTTCTAATCCAGAGTGTGTATAGTAGCTCTCCCCAGCTGTTTTGTCCTGGGGACAATCTGATCTTGCCTCGCTCAGGACATTTGATCTAAGCCTTTCATACCCTGTCTACTCCGTCTCAAGTCCTTTAGGTTGCTCTGTTGATACCTGAACTGCATCCTTTCAAAGGGGATTTGGGGCCACTTGGGATaagaaggggagaaggaaatggcactccactccaatattcttgcctggaaaatcccatggacagaggagcctggtggtctgcagtccatggggtcgctgagagtcagacacgactgagcgacttcactttctctttttactttcatgcattggagaaggaaatggcaacccactccagtgttcttgcttggagaatcccagggacggaggagcctggtgggctgccgtctatggggtcacacggagtccgacatgactgaagtgacttagcagcagcagcagcagcagcaggaataaagAGGTGGGGCTGGCAAGTAGCGCTGCCACCACTCTGAGAACTAGTAGAGGAGGGGACTCCGCTATCCTGTCACtccagagaaatagctccaggcaTGGAAATGTCTAGAAGGAAGTTGAGATTTCTAGTATTACAACAGTGATACTGTTACAACTTTTGACTATGCCTTTTTCCTGATATAAATTATAGAAAAGGGAATGAGAGTTTTAAGATGAAGAAAGTTGCTCTAGTTCTGAAACAGCAAggcttagaggaaaacagaaacaaaccaaGTATACTGAAGGCTCCTGCCTGGACATGTAAAGATGGAGATGGAACATTGAGGCCTGAGGGGAACCGACTCTTGAGGCAAATGTGTATGGGGTTAACTCTGAGGGAGTTGAGAAAGTTGAAAGGgaagaaggcagaaaaaaatagaagccaAGCAGCTGTTGATTACCCTGTTCAGGTGGACTGCCTAACAATCCTGAGACCTGTTAAGCCAGTTCTCAGGAAGCTGGGGGTGactttccccctcccccctccccccattatCTGGTGGAAGCAGCAGGATTCTTCCAGGAGAGGATGAGCTGAAGACTTGTGTGGGGACCACTGAAAATCTGAGGATTCTCTTCATTATAGGATAGGCCATGACAACAGACCTCTCTACCTTTTAAGAAATCGCAAGATTCATTTCCATTCTTTGAAaacttgttattattattaaagctTTAAGTGAACACAGGTATATAGGGGTACTGTTGCTGAAACTCGTCTCTGTTCACCAGAGTGAACAGAAACATAAagacagttttgggtgaagtataaaagagtagtttttttttattgtgcCATGCAAAGGAGGCCACTGCAGGTTAATGTCCTACAGACTGTGCCTTCCCTCGAAAGAGAACAGCAAGGGGTCTTATAGTTTGAGGGTGGAAACCAGGACTATAGATAAGGATCAGGGTAGATCAAGCTTGCATTCTTCACTTCCAGAAACTTTCAAAATTGTCAAAGTTGGTGTTAGGTGCTCCTGGGACTGATTCTGGTGGTCCTTGAGATGATCACACCATGCATGACCTTTCTttctggaatgaatgatgctCACAAGGGAAGGGAGTTTTAGGGAGTGTTTTCTTGGAGAAGTAAACACCAGGTGCACAGTACAATTCTGGCTAGAAGGCAATCATTTGAGAAGTgcaattaagaaagaaaagcagctaTGAGAGTGTTGCAGTCTTTTACAGACCGGGACCTGGGGACTGCAGTCAaccaagagaaagagagaaaaagacagaaagagcaATATCCCTGGGGTtatgtggaaaaccaataaagcccaTACACAGGACTTGTACCACTCACGAAGGCACAGGGTGTCCTCTCAAGGAGGTCTTGAAAGCCTGGGTGAGAAAGTGAGCTCAGTAGGTTTCCATGCTCTGAAGAAGTAGCTGGAGATAGAAAGAAGGATGCAGGGGACTCAAGTCTCTAGTGGAACAAGGGTATTTTATTAGCATGCTTATAAGAAATGCATGCTTATATATCTTCAGTAAAAtgattactcagccgttaaaaagaatgaaattccaccAGTTGCAAGGATAGTCTAATAAGTACAAGGTCACTGAAgagagtcactgaagggagtcacttgaagggaatccaagcaggtgctctttcccatgatctcagtcctgagaactgcatgcagctCTACTCGTTCCTGTAtcccaggaactgataaggaacagacaGTCCTTGAGAAACggcacacaaaggaagaaaatgcaaCATATTGGATCCCTTAAAGTTGACCATCCCCTGAcaattccttttttaattttttcataattgTGGGTGACTGTAGATACTTTTGTGAAAAAGGCCCTGACCAAATGAGTTTGTTTAGTTTGAACAATTTTAGTTGAAAGGCATCAGTATACTACAAATATAACCATCAGGATAATTATCAGCATCATAGCTCCAGATCCAATACTATGTATAATGCTTTGAAATTATTCTCGAGGGTCTAGCCCAGATAATTAATCAGGTTGCTGTTCAGCTAAGGTTTCCAGATTTTTGGAAGCGGGTAGACTGTTAGAGAAAGTTTCAAAGATTTCTTTTGGTAATAATTGTACATTTAAGGAAGCATTATCATGTAAGTCTtgcaaatgaaatttgatttgttcccaaTTGTAGGCACTATAGTTGAACCGAATGGGGGTCATACAAAATTGAGTAGAATTTCAGTTATATTTTAGTATAGCTTGTTTTTGCAAATCTATTAATTGATCTCTAACCTATTGGatggctatttttatttcttgtatttcATCTTGAATTTCCTCATTTACCTGAGTCTGAGTGGTCCACATAGTATGAGCATCTTTGGTCCAATTTTGAATAAAGTTGTGTGTTTGAATTGAGGTTTGTAAAGCAATGCCTGCAACAGCGGCAGTAGTGCAAATGGCCATTAATCCCCAAATGCCAAGAATTAACCATCCAATGAATTGTTTAGATCATTGAAGTGATTTTGTAAGTAGCTGGGAGGCAAAACCTGCCATGGGACCCTCTTCCCAGGGTCATTGGAGATCTATTGGCAACCATAGATTACGACGCGAATGAAGAATCAAAAGGGATTCATTTttcaaagagacagaggaattaAAACAAGCATATAATTTGCAATCTATACAAGGCACAAAACATAAAGTCTTATTAAACTGCAAGTTCCCTATAGCTATAACAAAAGGAGGGGGAACACAAGCTTGTATGAAATATGAATGATTATAATGAAAGGAATAGTTACTATGACTATGACTGGTCCCCATAAAATACCCAGTCCAAGTTCCAAGTTCTTCAGTGCTTGCGGCAAGTTTCCAGATGTCCCATTGTTCAGGCCCAATCCGTTTATTGAGGATGATTCGATGTCGAGGGGGTGCCATTCCACCGTCAAGCCAGCCAAGAAGTCCTTTGTTAATACACTGAAGTCCATTGTAGTATTAGTAACCTTTTATGCTACTTGCGTAGTATAATCATATACAGTGCTGTTAATATCATCTGAGCAGTTAGACAACTACATACCATGGGGTCTCCAATAATcaatggtgttcagttcagttcagtttagtcactcagttgtgtctgcctctttgtgaccccatgaatcgcagcatgccaggcctccctgtccatcaccaactcccagagttcactcagactcatttccatcgagtcagtgatgccatccagccatctcatcctctgtcgtccccttctcctcctgcccccaatccctcccagcatcagagtcttttacagtgagtcaactctttgcatgaggtggccaaagtactggagtttcagctttagcatcattccttccaaagaaatcccaggactgatctccttcagaatggactggttggatctccttgcagtccaagggactctcaagagtcttctccaacaccacagttcaaaagcatcaattcttcagcactcagctttcttcacagtccaactctcacatccatacgtgagcactggaaaaaccatagccttgactagaagcacctttgttggcaaagtaatgtctctgcttttcaatatgctatctaggttggtcataacttttcttccaaggagtaagcgtcttttaatttcatggctgcagtcaccatctgcagtgattttggagccccccaaaataaaatctgacactgtttccactgtttccccatctatttcccatgaagtgatgggaccagatgccatgatctttgttttctgaatgttgagctttaagccaactttttcactctcctctttcactttcatcaagaggctttttagttcctcttcactttctgccataagggtggtgtcatctgcatatctgaggttattgatatttctcctggcaatcttgattccagcttgtgcttcttccagaccagcgtttctcatgatgtactctgcatataatttaaataagcagggtgacaatatacagccttgacgtactccttttcctgtttggaaccagtctgttgttccatgtccagttctaactgttgcttcctgacctgcatataggtttctcaggaggcaggtcaggtggtctggtattcccatctctttcagaattttccacagtttattgtgatccacacagtcaaaggctttggcatagtcaataaggcagaaatagatgtttttctggaactctcttgctttttccatgatccagcggatgttggcaatttgatctctggttcctctgccttttctaaaaccagcttgaacatcaggaagttcacggttcacatattgctgaagcctggcttggagaattttgagcattactttactagcgtgtgagatgagtgcaatcgtgtggtagtttgagcattctttggcgttgcctttctttgggattggaatgaaaactgaccttttccagtcttgtggccactgctgagttttccaaatttgctggcatattgagtgcagcactttcacagcatcatctttcaggatttgaaatagctccactggaattccatcacctccactagctttgttcctagtgatggtaaggcccacttgacttcccattccaggatgtctggctctaggtcagtgatcacaccatcgtgattatctgggtcgtgaagctcttttttgtacagttctgtgtattcttgccatctcttcttaatatcttctgcttctgttcggtccataccatttctgtcctttatcgagcccatctttgcatgaaatgttcctttggtatctctgattttcttgaagagatctctagtctttcccattctgttgttttcctctatttctttgcattgatcgctgaagaaggctttcttatctcttcttgctattctttggaactctgcattaagatgcttatatctttcctttactcctttgcttttcgcttctcttcttttcacagctatttgtaaggcctcctcagacagtcattttgcttttttgcatttcttttccatggggatggtcttgatccctgtctcctgtacaatgtcacaaacctccatccatagttcatcaggcctcTGCTCACGCTGAATTAATGAATCATACTTACTGGGCCTATATACCCAAGCCCCCTTTACTGCAGTTATAAAATGGACAGATAAAGGACGAATCGTATCCACTGATGACTCAGTACATATGCTTCTTCCTTGGAGCTTGGAGGGGCCCTCTCATCCTGAGAAAAAAGGAAGACTAATATTTCTCTAGGGTATGAAGTCCTTCGTCTATGCATAGGTTCAACAGAATTATGCATTAACTTAAGCCGACAAACATGGGCTTTCATTCCGCCTCCAAAGAAGAACTTTCGGACATTGCTTGGACAGTTTACTACCCTTTCTTTCTATGAGAACCATGTCAACACTACTGAAACTCTAGGAAAAGGACAAAAATCATTATGTAAAGGGTTTAcatataaaaactttaaatatactCCTATTCATTGGGACAGATGTCAGGCTAAATCAGGAAAATTAATGTTTGTGGCCAATTACACCATtgattggatgcaatctcaaaaacgacagaatgatctctgttcgtttccaaggcaaaccattcaatatcacggtaatccaagtctatgccccaaccagtaacgctgaagaagctgaagttgaacagttctatgaagacctacaagaccttctagaactaacacccaaaaaagatatccttttcattataggggactggaatgcaaaagtaggaagtcaagaaacacctggagtaacaggcaaatttggccttggaatacgaaatgaagcagggcaaagactaatggagttttgccaagaaaatgcactggtcatagcaaacacccccttccaacaacacaagagaagactctgcacatggacatcaccagatggtcaacacggaaatcagactgattatattctttgcagccaaagatggagaagctctatacagtcagcaaaaacaagaccaggagctgactgtggctcagaccatgaactccttattgctaaattcagactgaaattgaagaaagtagggaaaaccactagaccattcaggtatgacctaaatcaaatcccttatgattatatagtggaagtgagaaatagatttaagggcctagatctgatagatagagtgcctgatgagctatggaatgaagttcgtgacactgtacaggagacagagatcaagaccatccccatggaaaagaaatgcaaaaaagcaaaatggctatctggggaggccttacaaatagctgtgaaaagaagagaagcaaaaagcaaaggagaaaaggaaaggtataggcatctgaatgcagagttccaaagaatagcaagaagagataagaaagccttcttcagcgatcaatgcaaagaaatagaggaaaacaacagaattggaaagactagagatctcttctagaaaattagatataccaaggggacatttcatacgaagatgggctcaataaagacagaaatggtatggacctaacagaagcagaagatattaaaaacaggtggccggaatacacagaagaactgtacaaaaaagatcttcacgacccagataatcacgatggtgtgatcactgacctagagccagacatcctggaatgtgaagtcaagtgggccttggaaagcatcactaggaacaaagctagtggaggtgatggaattccagttgagctatttcaaatcctaaaggaggatgctgtcaaagtgctgcactcaatatgccagcaaatttggaaaactcagcagtagccacaggactgaaaaagtcagttttcattccaatcccaaagaaagacaatgccaaagatgctcaaactaccgcacgattgcactcatctcacacgctagtaaagtaatgctcaaaattctccaagccaggcttcagcaatatgtgaaccgtgaacttcctgatgttcaagctggttttagagaaggcaaaggaaccagagatcaaattgccaacatccgctggatcatagaaaaagcaagagagttccagaaaaacatctatttctgccttattgactatgccaaagcctttgactgtgtggatcacaataaactgtggaaaattctgaaagagatgggaataccagaccacctgatctgcctcttgagaaatttgtatgcaggtcaggaagcaacagttagaactggacatggaacaacagactggttccaaacaggaaaaggagtacgtcaaggctgtatattgtcaccctgcttatttaacttatatgcagagtacatcatgagaaacgctggactggaagaaacacaagctggaatcaagattgccaggacaaatatcaataacctcagatatgcagatgacaccacccttatggcagaaagtgaagaggaactaaaaagcctcttgatgaaagtgaaagaggagagtgaaaaagttggcttaaagctcaacattcagaaaacgaagatcatggcatccggtcccatcatttcatgggcaatagatggggaaacagtggaaacggggtcagactttatttttttgggctccaaaatcactgcagatggtgactgcaggcatgaaattaaaaagacgtttactccttggaagaaaagttatgaccaacctagatagcatattgaaaagcagagacattactttgccaacaaaggtgcttctagtcaaggctatggtttttccagtggtcatgtatggatgtgagttggactatgaagaaagctgagcgccgaagaattaatgcttttgaactgtggtgttggagaagactcttgcgagtcccttggactgcaaggagatccaaccagtccatcctaaaggaaatcagtcctaggtattctttggaaggaatgatgctaaagctgaaactccagtaccttgggcacctcatgtgaagggttgactcatctgaaaattctctgatgttgggaggaattgggggcaggaggaaaaggggatgacagaggatgagatggctggatggcatcaccgacttgatggatgtgggtttgggtgaactccgggagttggtgatggacagggaggcctggcatgctgcaattcatggggtcacaaagagttggacacgactgagcgactgaactgaactgaaagagggtCTAATCCAATTTATATCacctaaaattttttgaaaatcattcaagGTTGATAATTTATCAGTACAAATCTGTTTTAGTTGGGGAGTAATATGTTGTATATTAATAACAAATCTTCAGTAATGGTAAGGTGTagaggtttgaattttttcagggGCAATGATTAATCCAGTCTTTCAAGCATTGTTGAGCTGTTCAAACATGTGTTGAGTTTCTAAAACAGATGGAGTTGAAAACAATACATCATCCATATAATGAATAACAAGAAAGGAAATTGTTTTGTTGTAGGTTCAAGGGCTTTGGCTACATAGTATTGGCACATGGTGGGAGAATTCATCATTCCTTGAGGCAATACAGTCCACTGGTATCGTTTATGAGGCCTGGTGTGATTAGgataaggaagagagaaagtaaaTCTCTCTCGGTTTAGAGGGTGTAAAGGTATAGTAAAAAAGCaatccgaatgcagagttccaaagaatagcaagaagagataagaaagccttcttcagcgatcaatgcaaagaaatagaggaaaacaacagaatgggaaagactagagatctcttcaagaaaatcagagataccaaaggaacatttcatgcaaagatgggctcgataaaggacagaaatggtatggaccgaacagaagcagaagatattaagaagagatggcaagaatacacagaactgtacaaaaaagagcttcacgacccagataatcacgatggtgtgatcactgacctagagccagacatcctggaatgggaagtcaagtgggccttaccatcactaggaacaaagctagtggaggtgatggaattccagtggagctatttcaaatcctgaaagatgatgctgtgaaagtgctgcactcaatatgccagcaaatttggaaaactcagcagtggccacaagactggaaaaggtcagttttcattccaatcccaaagaaaggcaacgccaaagaatgctcaaactaccacacgattgcactcatctcacacgctagtaaagtaatgctcaaaattctccaagccaggcttcagcaatatgtgaaccgtgaacttcctgatgttcaagctggttttagaaaaggcagaggaaccagagatcaaattgccaacatccgctggttcatagaaaaagcaagagagttccagaaaaacatctatttctgccttattgactacgccaaagcctttgactgtgtggatcacaataaactgtggaaaattctgaaagagatgggaataccagaccacctgatctgcctcttgagaaatttgtatgcaggtcaggaagcaacagttagaactggacatggaacaacagactggttccaaataggaaaaggagtacgtcaaggctgtgtattgtcaccctgtttatttaacttatatgcagagtacatcatgagaaacgctggactggaagaaacacaagctggaatcaagattgccaggacaaatatcaataacctcagatatgcagatgacaccacccttatggcagaaagtgaagaggaactaaaaagcctcttgatgaaagtgaaagaggagagtgaaaaagttggcttaaagctcaacattcagaaaacgaagatcatggcatccggtcccatcacttcatgggcaatagatggggaaacagtggaaacggggtcagactttatttttctgggctccaaaatcactgcagatggtgactgcagccatgaaattaaaagacgcttactccttggaaggaaagttatgaccaacc is a genomic window containing:
- the SLC39A2 gene encoding zinc transporter ZIP2 isoform X3, coding for MEPLLGAKIGCLFALLVLTLVCGLIPICFKWFQTTTATGCHRRVLSFLGCTSAGVFLGAGFMHMTAEALEGIKSEIQNLVIQDKE
- the SLC39A2 gene encoding zinc transporter ZIP2 isoform X2, producing MEPLLGAKIGCLFALLVLTLVCGLIPICFKWFQTTTATGCHRRVLSFLGCTSAGVFLGAGFMHMTAEALEGIKSEIQNLVIQNRTKSEGHSDDDADSAYVFLRSNIHVSSWLHSPFYVLLPHFQFSSAQSLLLLLLLSRFSRVRLCATP